The proteins below are encoded in one region of Vicinamibacterales bacterium:
- a CDS encoding glycoside hydrolase family 2 TIM barrel-domain containing protein: MRRTVLLACLTFPLLLPASLAGSRADRASSAPRSQAGALPPPAGLIASVETRHTVSLNGSWHFIVDPYEQGYYDYRHQPRKDGYFQKAQPKSKRDLIEYDFDKSDTLVVPGDWNSQKKELFYYEGTIWYERTFSYKKAAGARTFLYVGAANYFSRLYVNGTAVCEHEGGFTSFNCEVTDALKDGDNFVVFSVNNQRRRDAVPTDTTDWWNYGGLTRDVELVEVPAIFLEDFLLQLARGTTDLLSGWVQLNGGSQPVIVRIPELHVEQKVTTDASGRGEIRLQAKGLQPWSPEQPKLYDVELEAGGEVVRDRLGFRTVEVRGRDILVNGKPVFLRGVSVHEEAPLRPGRASSEADATTLLGWVKELNGNFARLAHYPHNRNMARVADRTGVFIWSEIPVYWTIDWENPATLANARRQLAEMIRRDKNRASVVLWSVGNETPVIPPRLTFMRELVRTAHELDPSRPVTAALETHYAEPNVKVIDDPLGKELDVLGCNEYVGWYERTPEDADLITWKTVYDKPLVMSEFGGDARAGLHGGTDERWTEEYQENLYRHQITMLKKIDFLRGTSPWILTDFRSPRRVLPGVQDNYNRKGLISDRGEKKKAFTVLKEFYREK, from the coding sequence ATGCGTCGAACCGTGCTCCTGGCGTGTCTGACCTTCCCGCTTCTGCTGCCGGCGTCGCTCGCCGGAAGCCGGGCCGATCGCGCGTCGAGCGCGCCCCGTTCGCAGGCCGGCGCGTTGCCGCCGCCCGCCGGCCTCATCGCGTCCGTCGAGACGCGGCATACCGTCAGCCTCAACGGATCCTGGCACTTCATCGTCGATCCGTACGAACAGGGGTACTACGATTACCGCCACCAGCCGCGCAAGGACGGTTACTTCCAGAAGGCACAACCGAAGTCCAAGCGCGATCTGATCGAGTACGACTTCGACAAGTCCGACACGCTCGTCGTGCCGGGCGACTGGAACAGCCAGAAGAAGGAGCTGTTCTACTACGAAGGCACCATCTGGTACGAGCGGACGTTCTCGTACAAGAAGGCCGCCGGCGCGCGCACGTTCCTCTACGTCGGTGCCGCGAACTACTTCTCGCGCCTGTATGTGAACGGCACCGCCGTGTGCGAGCACGAAGGCGGCTTCACGTCGTTCAACTGCGAGGTGACCGACGCGCTGAAAGACGGCGACAACTTCGTCGTCTTCTCGGTGAACAACCAGCGGCGGCGCGACGCGGTTCCGACCGACACCACTGACTGGTGGAACTACGGCGGGCTGACGCGCGACGTGGAACTCGTCGAGGTTCCCGCGATATTCCTCGAGGACTTCCTGCTGCAGCTCGCGCGGGGCACGACGGACCTGCTGTCGGGGTGGGTGCAGCTGAACGGCGGATCGCAGCCGGTGATTGTCCGCATCCCTGAGCTGCACGTCGAGCAGAAGGTGACGACCGATGCGTCGGGCCGCGGCGAGATTCGCCTGCAGGCCAAGGGGCTGCAGCCGTGGTCGCCCGAGCAGCCGAAGCTGTACGACGTGGAGTTGGAGGCTGGCGGCGAGGTCGTTCGCGATCGGCTCGGATTCCGCACGGTTGAGGTGCGCGGCCGCGACATTCTCGTCAACGGCAAGCCGGTGTTCCTGCGCGGCGTCTCGGTCCACGAGGAAGCGCCGCTGCGGCCGGGACGTGCCTCGAGCGAGGCGGATGCGACGACGCTGCTCGGGTGGGTGAAGGAGCTGAACGGCAACTTCGCCCGCCTGGCGCACTATCCGCACAACAGGAACATGGCCCGCGTGGCCGATCGGACGGGGGTCTTCATCTGGTCGGAGATACCCGTCTACTGGACGATCGACTGGGAGAACCCGGCCACGCTGGCGAACGCGCGCCGGCAGCTCGCCGAGATGATCCGGCGTGACAAGAACCGTGCGTCGGTGGTCCTCTGGTCGGTCGGGAACGAGACGCCCGTCATCCCGCCGCGGCTGACGTTCATGCGCGAACTGGTGAGAACCGCGCACGAACTCGATCCGAGCCGGCCGGTGACGGCGGCGCTCGAAACGCACTACGCCGAGCCGAACGTGAAGGTCATCGACGACCCGCTCGGGAAGGAGCTCGACGTCCTCGGCTGCAACGAGTACGTGGGCTGGTACGAGCGGACACCCGAAGACGCGGACCTCATCACGTGGAAGACGGTTTACGACAAGCCGCTGGTCATGAGTGAATTCGGCGGCGATGCGCGTGCCGGCCTGCACGGCGGCACCGACGAGCGTTGGACCGAGGAGTATCAGGAGAACCTGTACCGTCACCAGATCACGATGCTGAAGAAGATCGACTTCCTGCGCGGCACGAGCCCGTGGATCCTGACCGACTTCCGATCGCCGCGCCGCGTGCTTCCCGGCGTCCAGGACAACTACAACCGCAAGGGGCTGATTTCCGACCGCGGCGAGAAGAAGAAGGCGTTCACCGTGCTGAAGGAGTTCTATCGGGAGAAGTGA
- a CDS encoding PDZ domain-containing protein yields MTSTARAMLLALPCLALPLLVGGLAAAPDTSGTRMLRSPSVSATEIAFAYANNIWTVERAGGRARRLTSFQGQTSNPHFSPDGKWIAFTGEYAGNADVYLVPAEGGGPKRLTWHPGADTVQGWTPDGRTIVFASARATAAPSAAPRFWTVPIEGGVEQPMALPRAYQGKISPDGSRVAYRMNNSWDEERRNYRGGQNRPVWIVDLKTYDLTTPPWTDSKDMDPVWAGDSVYFISDRDGVANVWSYDTKAKRLAQVTKFADFDVKTMDANAGAVVFEQAGYVHELDPKTGREHIVTITAAGDFPWMMPRWEDVASRITNMALSPTGKRALVESRGEIFTIPAEKGDVRNLTNSSASAERDPAWSPDGKYVSWFSDRSGEYTLLVAGQDGLEAPREIALPGPTHYYTASWSPDSKKLLYTDTSLHVWVMDVDAGKAKTVGQDPWMVPARTVNPTWSPDSKWVAYSAHLNSLYRAIFVSNVDTGETRQVTDGLSDATWPVWDASGKYLWFFASTDYGLSSQWLDMTSYDHTETFALYCAVLKKGEASPLMPESDEDAGLGAAPAGRAKAAEGADDRAAHPPVTVQIDFDRLQQRVLAVPGIPERPYSQLRAGAAGTLFYLEAPATRAAGPGGGSGSTLHRYRLSDRKTAQFVGGVAAFAVSADGKKLLYRAAGGGGAAAGARQPGGDSSPNLFLVDADKTPPQAGQGRLGVSLRMYLDPREEFRQIFNEGWRNERDYLYVPNMHGADWPKMKTMYGQLLPYVMHRADLNYLLDMMGAEIAIGHSYVRGGDMPEVPLSPGGLLGADFTVDGGRYKIARIYDGESWNPDLRAPLAGPGIDASAGDYILKVNGVELKAPDNIYRLLDGTANRQTALTLNSKPTLEGARQVTVVPVANEQGLRTRAWVESNRRLVDKLSNGQLAYVHLPNTGQPGYTSFNRYYFAQQDKKGVVIDERFNGGGSAADYIIDVMQRTFDGYFNNVAGDRVPFTSPAAGIWGPKVMIINEMAGSGGDLMPYMFRYRKIGPLVGKRTWGGLVHTADTPPFVDGGSMIAPRGGFFARDNKWAVENEGVGPDIDVENLPKDVIGGHDSQLERAVQEALRMLKEKPVDRLMKEPASPTWGKRK; encoded by the coding sequence ATGACATCCACGGCTCGCGCGATGCTTCTTGCCCTGCCCTGTCTGGCGCTCCCGCTCCTGGTCGGCGGCCTCGCGGCCGCACCGGACACCTCGGGCACACGAATGCTCCGATCCCCATCGGTGAGCGCGACCGAGATCGCCTTCGCCTATGCCAACAACATCTGGACCGTCGAGCGGGCCGGCGGCCGGGCACGTCGTCTCACGAGCTTCCAGGGCCAGACGTCCAACCCGCACTTCTCGCCCGACGGCAAGTGGATCGCCTTCACCGGTGAATACGCCGGCAACGCGGATGTCTACCTCGTCCCCGCCGAGGGCGGCGGGCCGAAGCGCCTCACGTGGCATCCGGGCGCCGACACCGTCCAGGGGTGGACGCCGGACGGCAGGACGATCGTGTTTGCGTCCGCTCGCGCCACGGCGGCCCCGAGCGCCGCGCCCCGCTTCTGGACCGTTCCCATCGAGGGCGGTGTCGAACAGCCGATGGCGTTGCCCCGGGCGTACCAGGGGAAGATCTCGCCCGACGGCAGTCGTGTCGCGTATCGGATGAACAACTCGTGGGACGAGGAACGCCGCAACTACCGGGGCGGCCAGAACCGCCCGGTCTGGATCGTCGATCTGAAGACGTACGACCTCACGACGCCGCCGTGGACCGACTCGAAGGACATGGACCCGGTGTGGGCCGGCGACTCGGTCTACTTCATCTCCGATCGCGACGGCGTGGCCAACGTGTGGTCCTACGACACCAAGGCCAAGAGACTCGCACAGGTCACGAAGTTCGCTGACTTCGACGTCAAGACGATGGATGCGAATGCGGGCGCCGTGGTGTTCGAGCAGGCCGGTTACGTCCACGAACTCGACCCGAAGACCGGCAGGGAACACATCGTCACCATCACCGCCGCCGGCGACTTCCCGTGGATGATGCCGCGATGGGAAGACGTCGCCAGCCGCATCACGAACATGGCGCTCTCCCCCACCGGCAAGCGCGCCCTCGTCGAATCGCGCGGGGAGATCTTCACCATCCCCGCGGAGAAGGGCGACGTGCGGAACCTGACGAATTCGAGCGCGTCGGCCGAACGCGATCCGGCCTGGTCGCCCGACGGCAAGTACGTGTCGTGGTTCAGCGACAGGTCCGGGGAATACACGCTGCTCGTCGCGGGGCAGGACGGCCTCGAGGCGCCGCGCGAGATCGCGCTGCCAGGCCCGACGCACTACTACACCGCGTCGTGGTCTCCAGATTCGAAGAAACTGCTCTACACCGACACCAGCCTGCACGTGTGGGTGATGGACGTGGACGCCGGCAAGGCGAAGACCGTCGGGCAGGATCCGTGGATGGTGCCGGCCCGGACGGTGAACCCGACGTGGAGCCCGGACTCGAAGTGGGTGGCCTACTCGGCGCACCTCAACTCGTTGTATCGCGCCATCTTCGTGAGCAACGTGGACACGGGTGAGACCAGGCAGGTGACCGACGGCCTGTCCGATGCGACATGGCCCGTGTGGGATGCGAGCGGCAAGTACCTGTGGTTCTTCGCGTCCACCGACTACGGCCTGAGCTCGCAGTGGCTCGACATGACGTCGTACGACCACACCGAGACCTTCGCGTTGTATTGCGCGGTGCTCAAGAAGGGCGAGGCGAGCCCGCTGATGCCCGAGAGCGACGAGGACGCCGGCCTCGGCGCCGCACCGGCCGGGCGCGCGAAGGCTGCAGAAGGCGCCGACGATCGCGCGGCACACCCGCCGGTGACCGTGCAGATCGACTTCGACAGACTGCAGCAGCGCGTCCTCGCCGTGCCGGGCATCCCGGAACGTCCGTATTCACAGTTGCGCGCGGGGGCGGCAGGTACGCTGTTCTACCTGGAGGCTCCCGCGACGCGGGCCGCCGGGCCGGGTGGTGGCAGCGGCAGCACGCTCCATCGCTATCGCCTGAGCGACCGCAAGACGGCGCAGTTCGTCGGCGGCGTGGCGGCGTTCGCGGTCAGCGCCGACGGCAAGAAACTCCTCTACCGGGCGGCCGGGGGCGGCGGTGCTGCGGCAGGCGCGCGACAGCCTGGTGGCGACAGCTCCCCGAACCTGTTCCTCGTCGACGCCGACAAGACGCCTCCGCAGGCGGGACAGGGACGCCTCGGCGTCTCGCTCCGGATGTATCTCGATCCTCGCGAAGAGTTCAGGCAGATCTTCAACGAGGGCTGGCGCAACGAGCGCGACTATCTCTACGTCCCGAACATGCACGGCGCCGACTGGCCGAAGATGAAGACGATGTACGGGCAACTGCTGCCGTACGTGATGCATCGTGCGGACCTCAATTACCTGCTCGACATGATGGGCGCCGAAATCGCGATCGGTCATTCGTACGTGCGCGGCGGCGACATGCCCGAGGTCCCTTTGTCGCCGGGTGGATTGCTGGGGGCGGACTTCACGGTCGACGGCGGCCGCTACAAGATCGCCAGGATCTACGACGGCGAAAGCTGGAACCCCGATCTGCGCGCACCGCTGGCCGGACCCGGCATCGACGCGTCGGCAGGCGACTACATCCTGAAGGTCAACGGCGTCGAGTTGAAAGCGCCGGACAACATCTACCGTCTGCTCGATGGGACCGCGAACCGCCAGACCGCGCTCACGCTCAACAGCAAGCCGACGCTCGAGGGAGCGCGACAGGTCACGGTGGTTCCGGTCGCCAACGAGCAGGGGCTGCGGACGCGGGCGTGGGTCGAGTCGAACCGGCGCCTCGTGGACAAGCTGTCGAACGGTCAACTCGCCTACGTCCACCTGCCGAACACCGGCCAGCCCGGCTACACCAGCTTCAACCGGTACTACTTCGCGCAGCAGGACAAGAAGGGCGTGGTGATCGACGAGCGCTTCAACGGCGGTGGCTCTGCGGCTGACTACATCATCGACGTCATGCAGCGGACCTTCGACGGCTACTTCAACAACGTCGCGGGAGACCGCGTCCCGTTCACGAGTCCGGCGGCCGGGATCTGGGGCCCCAAGGTGATGATCATCAACGAGATGGCGGGGTCGGGCGGCGACCTCATGCCGTACATGTTCCGCTACCGGAAGATTGGCCCGCTCGTCGGCAAACGGACGTGGGGTGGCCTCGTGCACACGGCCGACACGCCGCCGTTCGTCGACGGCGGATCGATGATCGCGCCGCGCGGAGGCTTCTTTGCCCGCGACAACAAGTGGGCGGTCGAGAACGAAGGGGTCGGGCCCGACATCGACGTCGAGAATCTGCCAAAGGACGTGATTGGCGGCCACGATTCGCAGCTCGAGCGGGCGGTCCAGGAGGCCCTTCGGATGCTGAAGGAGAAGCCGGTCGATCGGCTCATGAAGGAGCCGGCCTCTCCGACATGGGGCAAACGGAAGTAG
- a CDS encoding sigma-70 family RNA polymerase sigma factor: MDLASLIERCREGDDLAWEAFVRHFQRRVYSIASGYAANPDEAQDLAQDIFIRVYETRGRWAATDIFLPWLVRVARNVCIDALRRKKARPPAEDVLADEMLDLSAPGGTPESELAATNERRLIWKAMRSLGELSREMILLKEIQGQSLQEIAAALHVPVGTVKSRSNRARLELAARVLELQGSGVGR; this comes from the coding sequence ATGGACCTGGCCAGCCTCATCGAGCGGTGTCGCGAGGGTGATGACCTCGCCTGGGAGGCGTTTGTCCGCCATTTCCAGCGGCGGGTCTATTCCATTGCCTCGGGCTACGCCGCCAACCCGGACGAGGCGCAGGACCTCGCGCAGGATATCTTCATCCGCGTGTACGAAACGCGCGGCCGGTGGGCCGCCACCGACATCTTCCTTCCCTGGCTCGTCCGCGTCGCCCGCAACGTGTGCATTGACGCCCTCCGCCGCAAGAAGGCCCGTCCGCCGGCCGAGGACGTGCTGGCGGACGAGATGCTGGACCTGTCGGCGCCGGGCGGGACGCCGGAGTCGGAACTCGCCGCGACGAACGAGCGCCGGCTCATCTGGAAGGCGATGCGGTCCCTCGGCGAACTGAGCCGGGAGATGATCCTGCTGAAGGAGATCCAGGGGCAGTCGTTGCAGGAGATCGCTGCCGCGCTGCACGTGCCGGTTGGCACGGTGAAGTCGCGGTCCAACCGCGCCCGGCTGGAACTGGCCGCGCGCGTTCTGGAGTTGCAGGGTTCAGGGGTGGGGCGATGA
- a CDS encoding zf-HC2 domain-containing protein, whose protein sequence is MNCEGFDRALDALLDGACDPADWQRAEAHATACPRCARLFEGLSGRGDGLDEDAEASLVDAVMARTSGSACESARERLCDYVDGSLEAFDRELVAGHVARCAPCAELAEVLARTAQVLPSLAELTPPASLMRDVLSNTSRHRVEPSFGERLMAWLMRAAQRPRFPYEVAYVCTLLLILIVGDPMRAIQNMSARGAFYLEPRAEAAVRTIGGPLAAARSAGARTVAAVAQAPAAGVEIRRNLSTALAAWWDTRIQAPFRTMAGQVTAWAQAMIDAFGQFVERIRKPSAPKTTPAAGAAPNLREARHV, encoded by the coding sequence ATGAACTGCGAAGGCTTCGATCGGGCGCTGGACGCGTTGCTCGACGGCGCCTGCGATCCGGCCGACTGGCAGCGGGCCGAGGCGCACGCGACCGCGTGCCCCCGGTGCGCGCGCCTGTTCGAGGGCCTGTCGGGCCGCGGCGACGGGCTGGACGAAGACGCCGAGGCGTCCCTCGTCGATGCGGTCATGGCACGCACCAGCGGCAGCGCCTGCGAGAGCGCCCGCGAACGGCTCTGCGACTACGTGGACGGCAGCCTCGAGGCTTTCGATCGGGAACTCGTGGCCGGCCACGTCGCCCGGTGCGCCCCGTGTGCGGAGTTGGCCGAAGTGCTCGCCCGGACCGCACAGGTGCTGCCCAGCCTCGCCGAGTTGACGCCACCGGCCTCGTTGATGCGGGACGTCCTGTCCAACACGAGCAGGCACCGGGTCGAGCCGTCGTTCGGCGAGCGGCTGATGGCGTGGCTGATGCGGGCGGCGCAGCGTCCCCGATTCCCGTACGAGGTCGCCTACGTCTGCACGCTTCTGCTCATCCTGATCGTCGGCGATCCGATGCGGGCGATTCAGAACATGTCCGCGCGGGGCGCCTTCTACCTCGAGCCGCGCGCCGAAGCGGCGGTACGGACGATTGGCGGGCCGCTCGCGGCCGCTCGTTCTGCGGGCGCACGAACGGTGGCGGCAGTGGCGCAGGCGCCGGCGGCCGGTGTCGAGATCCGGCGTAATCTGTCCACCGCGCTCGCCGCGTGGTGGGACACCCGCATCCAGGCGCCATTCAGGACGATGGCAGGCCAGGTGACCGCGTGGGCGCAGGCGATGATCGACGCGTTCGGCCAGTTCGTCGAACGCATCCGGAAGCCGTCCGCGCCAAAGACGACACCCGCGGCCGGCGCGGCACCGAACCTCCGGGAAGCCCGGCACGTTTGA
- a CDS encoding DUF5668 domain-containing protein, with translation MQNQDMSEQVASTYEQTHEPSGQQAAARPGPATNRRDFFDDPRRKSPVLALVLSLMPGLGQVYVGYYQQGFANALIIASLIALLASNRLHHMEPLFALFMSFYWLFNVVDAWRRAVFYNNALAGIGPATLPDDFPLSMGRGSLGGGIALIVVGAVMLSNTLFGVSLDWLEQWWPVAFIAVGAWLLYPNIVKRAK, from the coding sequence ATGCAGAACCAAGACATGTCGGAACAGGTGGCGTCCACCTACGAACAAACTCACGAGCCGAGCGGGCAGCAGGCGGCCGCCCGCCCCGGCCCGGCCACCAACCGTCGGGACTTCTTCGACGACCCGCGGCGCAAGTCGCCGGTGCTCGCGCTGGTGTTGTCGCTGATGCCGGGGCTCGGGCAGGTCTACGTGGGCTACTACCAGCAGGGCTTCGCCAACGCGCTCATCATCGCCTCGCTGATCGCGCTGCTGGCATCGAACAGACTCCACCACATGGAGCCACTGTTCGCGCTCTTCATGTCGTTCTACTGGCTCTTCAACGTCGTGGACGCCTGGCGCCGCGCCGTCTTCTACAACAACGCCCTGGCCGGCATCGGGCCGGCGACGCTGCCCGATGACTTCCCGCTGAGTATGGGCCGAGGGTCGCTCGGCGGCGGCATCGCCCTCATCGTGGTTGGTGCGGTGATGCTGTCGAACACCCTGTTTGGCGTCTCGCTCGACTGGCTGGAGCAGTGGTGGCCGGTTGCCTTCATCGCTGTCGGCGCCTGGCTGCTCTACCCGAACATCGTGAAGCGCGCGAAGTAG
- a CDS encoding VWA domain-containing protein: protein MVRPLLCTVAVAIACLTPGARAQQPQSEQQQPPPPQQQPPVFRAGVKLVRVDVSVTGRGDQPVTDLQAADFEVTEDGATQRVETMKFVLANGQPAPGDDRSLEIRSPENAEAEAARDDVRLFAIFLDDYHIDRLPSITIPLRRGLSTFINRLEPTDLVSISDPLTPLSAIRLTRSKPDLLDVIHRFEGRQGQIFPVRSVVEEAQLQEGRDIARIRAEVTISALEALVTWLGGLREGRKTVIFVSQGPQHRFESADLQQDLQAVITAANRGNVTIDSVDPRGLGGGGFGSTDTLYQFADNTGGRAIINSNAIEEGLAKAVIDATAYYLIGYTPTRSQDDGKFHKISVKVKRPGVHVLHRAGYWAPSRAELDAAAAIANQPKVPGVTGAMQTLARVQPRGPVRTWIGLSRRADGQTTATLTIEPASAQAQKQIAKVDVEVVRDHAAAEPARTLTMPGPAGTTHSREDFALAPGEVTFRFTARDADGAALDRWEQAVTLPDYSKPTVSLATPRFYTVRSANEYRTLQATPDPLPRASRLFHQSERVFVDVECYNVRKDTTPELSGQLLSGDGKELAPLALPEASAGKLRFELPTRNLGRGTYILRIRAKVANAETEQLVAFQVTQ from the coding sequence ATGGTGCGACCGCTCCTTTGCACTGTCGCCGTCGCGATCGCATGTCTCACGCCCGGGGCACGAGCGCAGCAGCCACAATCCGAACAACAACAACCACCGCCACCACAGCAGCAGCCACCGGTCTTCCGCGCGGGGGTGAAACTGGTCCGGGTGGACGTGTCGGTGACCGGCAGGGGCGACCAACCCGTGACCGACCTGCAGGCTGCCGATTTCGAGGTGACGGAAGACGGGGCCACGCAGCGCGTCGAGACGATGAAGTTCGTGCTGGCCAACGGTCAGCCGGCGCCGGGCGACGATCGTTCGCTCGAGATCCGTTCGCCCGAGAACGCGGAAGCCGAGGCCGCGCGAGACGATGTTCGCCTGTTTGCGATCTTCCTGGACGACTACCACATCGATCGCCTCCCGAGCATCACCATCCCGCTCCGCCGCGGTCTGTCAACGTTCATCAACCGGCTGGAGCCCACCGACCTCGTGTCGATCAGCGATCCCCTCACGCCGCTGAGCGCGATCAGGCTCACGCGGTCCAAGCCGGATCTGCTCGACGTCATCCACCGTTTCGAGGGGCGTCAGGGTCAGATCTTCCCGGTCAGGAGCGTCGTCGAGGAAGCGCAGTTGCAGGAGGGACGGGACATCGCACGGATTCGCGCGGAAGTGACGATTTCGGCGCTCGAGGCGCTGGTGACGTGGCTCGGAGGCCTGCGGGAGGGACGCAAGACCGTCATCTTCGTGAGTCAGGGGCCGCAGCATCGGTTCGAGAGCGCCGACCTGCAGCAGGACCTGCAGGCGGTGATCACCGCGGCCAACCGCGGCAACGTGACGATCGACAGCGTCGACCCGCGCGGCCTGGGCGGCGGCGGCTTCGGGTCGACCGACACGCTCTATCAGTTCGCGGACAACACCGGTGGCCGGGCGATCATCAACTCGAATGCCATCGAAGAGGGGCTTGCGAAGGCGGTCATCGATGCCACCGCGTACTACCTGATCGGCTACACGCCCACGCGGTCGCAGGATGACGGGAAGTTCCACAAGATCTCGGTGAAGGTGAAGCGTCCGGGCGTCCACGTGCTCCACCGTGCCGGCTACTGGGCTCCGAGCCGAGCCGAACTCGATGCCGCGGCGGCGATTGCCAACCAGCCGAAAGTCCCGGGTGTCACCGGCGCGATGCAGACACTGGCGCGCGTGCAGCCGAGGGGCCCGGTGCGCACCTGGATTGGCCTGTCACGGCGCGCCGACGGACAGACGACCGCGACGCTGACCATCGAGCCGGCATCCGCACAAGCTCAGAAGCAGATCGCGAAGGTGGATGTCGAGGTCGTGCGGGATCACGCCGCCGCGGAGCCGGCCAGGACCCTCACGATGCCCGGGCCGGCCGGCACGACCCACTCCCGCGAGGACTTCGCGCTCGCACCGGGCGAGGTCACGTTCAGGTTCACGGCGCGTGACGCCGACGGAGCGGCCCTCGACCGGTGGGAGCAGGCCGTGACGCTGCCGGACTACTCCAAGCCCACTGTCAGCCTCGCGACTCCGAGGTTCTACACCGTTAGATCGGCGAACGAGTACCGCACCTTGCAGGCGACGCCAGATCCGCTTCCGCGTGCCTCGCGGCTGTTCCATCAATCGGAGCGGGTGTTCGTGGATGTCGAGTGCTACAACGTCCGCAAGGACACGACGCCGGAATTGAGCGGCCAACTGCTGAGCGGCGACGGGAAGGAACTCGCGCCTCTAGCGCTGCCGGAGGCGAGCGCCGGGAAGCTGCGCTTCGAACTGCCGACCCGCAACCTGGGACGCGGCACCTACATCCTCCGCATTCGCGCGAAGGTTGCCAACGCGGAGACGGAACAACTGGTCGCGTTCCAGGTGACGCAGTAG